CGACCATATCAGCAGGGACCGGTCTCGATGCATCGAACCTGCGTATGCTCCTGCGGCTGAGAATATTTTCTATTGCTGCGATATTTTTATAATCAGACAAAATCAGACATTCCCTCTAGGCAAAAGAACTGCCGCCTACAAGTTTGATCGGGTCTATTGGCCTTCCAGCCACCGGAGATGAGAGCACGATAGCCGTTGTCGTCATGCCGCAGCTTCCCATCTTGCTGATGACATCTTCGAGGTGCCCTACGGATGATACGACTACCTTCAGTATTACACCGTCGCTGCCGGTGAGGTGATGACATTCAAGCACTTCCGGTATGGCGTTTGCAAGTTCATCAGCCTTGGGAAGAAGCGCCACAGGGATCGCAAGCCTTATAAACGCCATAATCGGATAGCCGACGCGGGACTGATTGACTATTGCCCTATAACCTAAAATTATTCCGGCCTCCTCCATCCGTCGGACACGCTCCGCGACCGCAGGCGAAGAAAGCCCGACGCGCCTGCCCAGTTCGTTAAAGGAAATTCTTCCATCCTCTTGGAGTATTCTTATAATCTGTCTTCCAATATCGTCAAGCAATTTTCCACTTAACATGGGCACTCCTCCATTCTCCTATTAAACAAAACTATTTTGACATATGTACATTGTTATATTAAGGCATTATTGCAAAAAATGGAAGAGTTTACCCTAAAATTATAGGCTGTTTTTCAACAGGCTATTCGCCACGGCCTGAGCCGCCGCTGCTGAATGCAGGCAGGGGACCCCTGCTGCCGAAGCGCTTCTTCTGATTTCCGCTCCATGAGCTATATGTCTTTCATTTCCACCCGGAATATTGAGCACCAGGTTCCAAACACCATTTCTGATTTTTTCTGCCAGCTCATCCTGAGGTACTTCGGTAACCTCTATCCCCCAGCGGCGGAGGTATTCGGCAGTCCCCGAAGTTGCATCAACAGACCAGCCAAGAGATTGGAACTGCGTTGCCACCAGCATTATCTCCGATTTTTGTGAATCAGCGATACTCATAAGTATGCGCCCCTTCTCAGGCGGAAGCCAACCAGCTCCCTTAAGACCGTCCATCAGTGCATCCGCAAGATTAGCCCCCAATCCGAGACTTTCGCCTGTGGACATCATCTTAGGGCCAAGTTTAGGGTCAATGCCCGGGAGTTTGTCATT
The sequence above is a segment of the Synergistaceae bacterium genome. Coding sequences within it:
- a CDS encoding Lrp/AsnC family transcriptional regulator, with the protein product MLSGKLLDDIGRQIIRILQEDGRISFNELGRRVGLSSPAVAERVRRMEEAGIILGYRAIVNQSRVGYPIMAFIRLAIPVALLPKADELANAIPEVLECHHLTGSDGVILKVVVSSVGHLEDVISKMGSCGMTTTAIVLSSPVAGRPIDPIKLVGGSSFA
- a CDS encoding ATP-grasp domain-containing protein, coding for VPGQSVMVDRFLPGKEFECDAVCDRDEVLIPGIFEHIDPAGIHSGDSIAVFPSFSLTDEQQRDILEVVKLISAELDIHGLLNIQFVLREGVFWIIEANPRASRTVPIASKISKIPMVDMAVGLALGEKLKDMGYGVGILSNSGVWGVKVPVFSNDKLPGIDPKLGPKMMSTGESLGLGANLADALMDGLKGAGWLPPEKGRILMSIADSQKSEIMLVATQFQSLGWSVDATSGTAEYLRRWGIEVTEVPQDELAEKIRNGVWNLVLNIPGGNERHIAHGAEIRRSASAAGVPCLHSAAAAQAVANSLLKNSL